A part of Crassostrea angulata isolate pt1a10 chromosome 5, ASM2561291v2, whole genome shotgun sequence genomic DNA contains:
- the LOC128183345 gene encoding forkhead box protein O-like, producing MDVRQAIEIDPDFEPQQRVRCNTWPCRPREDVVEAQCSPVSDESTADNQVKPENLGLNKKTSSRRNAWGNLSYADLITKAIQSSPEQRLTLSQIYDWMVQNVPYFKDKGDSTSSAGWKNSIRHNLSLHSRFMRIQNEGTGKSSWWVINPDAKPGKTPRRRVNSMETKNYEKRRGRVKKKVEAMRAALENSSPSSTTEDYLDSPLSFQLSPDFRPRASSNASSCGRLSPIPASIEPDLHDNQVPRMSPIHWGQELDTSGNYSDVPYDPIISSLVDGMKLDGSNMGIPEEMGLRMDPSEIEMMAEGGMVQSLLNNSQGNINESVTQQMMSHNGNISMPQYNDQSANFSDSNQYGGNLPAPPPYQDSMRRSPQQPGNLEQLLGGFTDLQNMRLYNSQQSAQHSPMYSQQEALLMQHTSGGSPSGSSLSINTQMPSPSRSPQQQVSPNFNNRMMNYSPQQQQQQQQQHSPQPNMKPMSPQPMMNRSPSGSSQPSLLQRCLEQNPESHLRQSPSDSLLRQALTQKTSPQYPKQTTNTNQVPFTTSSSQNSGFTNLCPVPRHVISLTNGLNNNLVSTQQNVRNTMTSLQQALAGSPNMISTQSVLSTQPVISENNSNSSLSEMSPDFFESESDMHKVLQQELNLEGSLDFDFDPAGSGPTGSMDSNSMVR from the exons ATGGACGTCCGTCAAGCCATCGAGATCGACCCAGATTTTGAGCCGCAGCAGCGAGTTCGGTGCAATACTTGGCCGTGCCGTCCACGGGAGGATGTTGTGGAGGCTCAATGCTCCCCGGTGTCGGATGAATCGACAGCAGACAATCAGGTCAAACCGGAAAATCTTGGTCTGAATAAAAAGACCTCGTCTAGGCGTAATGCATGGGGAAATCTTTCATACGCTGACCTAATTACGAAGGCGATTCAAAGTTCTCCAGAGCAGAGATTGACATTGTCACAAATTTACGACTGGATGGTGCAGAATGTGCCGTATTTTAAGGATAAAGGGGACAGCACAAGTTCTGCTGGATGGAAG AATTCCATCAGACACAACCTGTCTCTCCACAGTCGGTTTATGAGGATCCAGAATGAGGGGACAGGAAAAAGTTCCTGGTGGGTCATCAACCCAGATGCCAAGCCCGGGAAAACCCCTCGAAGGAGGGTCAACAGCATGGAGACAAAGAACTATGAAAAGCGCAGGGGCCGGGTCAAAAAGAAAGTGGAAGCCATGAGGGCAGCACTTGAGAACAGCAGTCCCTCCTCAACTACCGAGGACTATCTGGATTCCCCACTAAGTTTCCAGTTGAGTCCTGACTTCCGACCTCGGGCCAGTTCTAATGCCAGTAGTTGCGGCCGTTTGTCACCCATTCCCGCCAGTATAGAGCCGGATCTCCACGATAATCAGGTGCCCAGGATGTCCCCGATCCACTGGGGCCAGGAGCTGGATACATCTGGAAATTATTCAGATGTTCCGTATGATCCTATTATCAGTAGCCTGGTGGATGGGATGAAGTTGGATGGGAGCAATATGGGAATTCCGGAGGAGATGGGGCTCAGAATGGATCCCTCAGAGATTGAGATGATGGCAGAGGGCGGGATGGTGCAGTCATTGCTCAACAACAGTCAAGGCAATATAAACGAGAGTGTAACGCAACAGATGATGTCCCACAATGGAAACATATCCATGCCCCAGTATAATGATCAAAGTGCCAACTTCAGTGACAGCAATCAATACGGTGGGAATCTCCCGGCCCCTCCCCCCTACCAAGATTCCATGAGGCGAAGTCCCCAACAGCCAGGCAACTTGGAACAGCTCCTTGGGGGCTTCACAGACTTGCAGAACATGAGACTATATAACAGTCAACAGTCAGCCCAGCACAGCCCGATGTATTCCCAGCAAGAGGCCTTACTAATGCAGCACACCAGTGGAGGAAGTCCATCCGGTAGCTCACTGAGCATCAATACACAGATGCCATCTCCCTCACGCTCACCTCAGCAACAGGTGAGCCCCAACTTCAACAACCGCATGATGAATTACAGCCCCCAGCAACAACAGCAACAGCAGCAGCAGCACTCTCCACAGCCCAACATGAAGCCCATGTCTCCTCAACCAATGATGAATCGGTCGCCCTCTGGTTCCTCTCAGCCATCGCTACTACAGCGCTGTCTGGAACAGAATCCGGAGTCGCATCTCCGACAGTCGCCCTCTGATTCGCTTCTACGACAGGCCCTGACACAGAAGACCAGTCCTCAGTACCCCAAACAGACGACAAACACGAATCAGGTCCCATTCACCACCTCCTCCTCACAGAATTCAGGCTTCACTAACCTGTGCCCCGTGCCCAGGCATGTGATCAGCCTCACTAACGGGCTTAACAACAACTTGGTTTCCACCCAGCAGAATGTTAGAAACACCATGACATCCCTACAGCAGGCGCTGGCAGGCTCTCCCAATATGATCTCCACCCAGTCGGTTCTTTCCACGCAGCCAGTAATCTCGGAGAACAATTCCAATTCGTCGCTTAGCGAAATGAGTCCCGATTTCTTTGAATCGGAGAGTGACATGCATAAAGTTCTCCAGCAGGAACTCAATCTGGAGGGCAGTCTGGATTTTGACTTTGATCCGGCTGGCTCTGGTCCAACTGGATCCATGGATTCTAATAGCATGGTTCGATGA